AAAATGGCAAAACAAAAATTTGAGAGATTAAAACCCCATGTAAATGTAGGGACAATAGGACACGTAGATCACGGTAAGACAACAACAACAGCGGCGATATCAAAAGTATTAGCATCAAAAGGATTAGCACAAAAAGTAGATTTTGATAATATAGATCAAGCACCAGAAGAAAGAGAAAGAGGAATCACAATAAACACAGCTCATATAGAGTATGAATCAGAAACAAGACACTACGCACACGTAGACTGTCCAGGGCATGCTGACTATGTAAAGAACATGATAACAGGGGCAGCACAAATGGATGGAGCAATTTTAGTAGTATCAGCAGCAGATGGACCAATGCCACAAACAAGAGAACACATATTACTAGCAAGACAAGTAGGAGTACCATACATAGTAGTATACTTAAATAAAGTAGATATGGTAGAAGAAGAAGAGTTATTAGAGTTAGTAGAAATGGAAGTAAGAGAATTACTAACAGAATATGGATTCCCTGGAGATGACATACCTGTAGTAAGAGGGTCATCATTAGGAGCATTAAATGGAGAAGCAAAATGGGAAGAACAAATAGTAGAATTAATAAACCAAGTAGATTCATATGTACCTACACCAGATAGACCAGTAGATCAACCATTCCTAATGCCTATAGAAGATGTTATGACAATAACAGGAAGAGGAACAGTAGTAACAGGAAGAGTAGAAAGAGGGACAGTAAAAGTAGGAGAAGAAGTTGAGATAGTAGGAATAAAAGATACAGCTAAATCAACAGTAACAGGGATAGAAATGTTTAGAAAACTATTAGATTCAGGAGAAGCTGGAGATAATATAGGGGCATTATTAAGAGGGATAAAGAAAGAAGAAGTAGAAAGAGGACAAGTATTGGCAAAACCAGGAT
The Streptobacillus ratti genome window above contains:
- the tuf gene encoding elongation factor Tu, which produces MAKQKFERLKPHVNVGTIGHVDHGKTTTTAAISKVLASKGLAQKVDFDNIDQAPEERERGITINTAHIEYESETRHYAHVDCPGHADYVKNMITGAAQMDGAILVVSAADGPMPQTREHILLARQVGVPYIVVYLNKVDMVEEEELLELVEMEVRELLTEYGFPGDDIPVVRGSSLGALNGEAKWEEQIVELINQVDSYVPTPDRPVDQPFLMPIEDVMTITGRGTVVTGRVERGTVKVGEEVEIVGIKDTAKSTVTGIEMFRKLLDSGEAGDNIGALLRGIKKEEVERGQVLAKPGSIKPHTKFRGEIYVLTKEEGGRHTPFFTGYKPQFYFRTTDITGEVNLPEGVEMVMPGDNISVSVELIHPIAIETGLRFSIREGGRTVASGVVADIA